From the Burkholderia glumae LMG 2196 = ATCC 33617 genome, one window contains:
- a CDS encoding pyridoxal-phosphate dependent enzyme, giving the protein MSTLSPPPAHPSINGEPIPTLDDIAAEHFALTPWVSRTPVFERAELPSLETTHVNLKFELLQASGSFKVRSAFANLLALREPQRRSGVTCVSSGNHAAALAYAAMRLGIGAKVVLLDTADRAPLALCRQYGAEVVMAAGQAEAFELVRRIEIEEGRQFVHAFNGYRTILGTATLGYEWATQTPDLDAVIVPVGGGGLAAGIATALRLASPRIRVYGVEPAGADVMSRSFAANRPLASGPAHTIAAALAVTHTEEYGYELCRRHLERLVRVDDDALRAAMRYLHTYLKVAVEPACAAPMAALLGPLRETLQGRRVGVLLPGSNLDPAAFAAHLATPAGARRAR; this is encoded by the coding sequence ATGTCGACCCTGTCACCGCCCCCTGCCCATCCGTCCATCAACGGCGAGCCGATTCCCACGCTCGACGACATCGCCGCCGAGCATTTCGCGCTCACCCCCTGGGTGTCGCGCACGCCGGTGTTCGAACGCGCCGAACTGCCCTCGCTGGAAACCACCCACGTCAACCTGAAATTCGAGCTGCTGCAGGCAAGCGGCAGCTTCAAGGTGCGCAGCGCGTTCGCGAACCTGCTCGCGCTGCGCGAGCCGCAACGGCGCAGCGGCGTGACCTGCGTGTCGTCGGGCAATCATGCGGCGGCGCTCGCCTACGCGGCCATGCGGCTCGGCATCGGCGCGAAGGTGGTGCTGCTCGATACGGCCGACCGCGCACCGCTCGCGCTGTGCCGGCAGTACGGCGCCGAGGTCGTGATGGCAGCCGGGCAGGCCGAAGCGTTCGAGCTCGTGCGGCGCATCGAGATCGAGGAAGGCCGGCAGTTCGTGCATGCGTTCAACGGCTACCGCACGATCCTCGGCACTGCCACGCTCGGCTACGAATGGGCCACCCAGACGCCCGACCTCGATGCGGTGATCGTGCCGGTGGGCGGCGGCGGCCTCGCCGCCGGCATCGCGACGGCGCTGCGGCTCGCAAGCCCGCGGATTCGCGTCTACGGCGTGGAGCCCGCAGGTGCCGACGTGATGAGCCGCAGCTTCGCGGCCAACCGGCCGCTCGCCTCGGGCCCCGCGCATACCATCGCCGCGGCGCTCGCCGTGACCCACACCGAGGAATACGGTTACGAGCTGTGCCGGCGGCACCTCGAGCGGCTCGTGCGTGTCGACGATGACGCGCTGCGCGCGGCGATGCGCTACCTGCACACGTATCTGAAGGTGGCCGTCGAGCCTGCCTGCGCGGCGCCGATGGCGGCGCTGCTCGGACCGTTGCGCGAGACGCTGCAGGGCAGGCGCGTCGGCGTGCTGCTGCCGGGCTCGAACCTCGATCCGGCGGCATTCGCGGCACACCTGGCCACGCCGGCCGGCGCGCGCCGCGCGCGCTGA
- the ispF gene encoding 2-C-methyl-D-erythritol 2,4-cyclodiphosphate synthase — protein sequence MDIRIGQGYDVHQLVPGRPLIIGGVTIPYERGLLGHSDADVLLHALTDALFGAAALGDIGRHFSDTDPQFKGADSRVLLRECAKRVAAAGFAIGNVDTTVIAQAPKLAPHIDAMRANIAEDLGLPLERVNVKAKTNEKLGYLGRGEGIEAQAAALLVRRAA from the coding sequence ATGGACATCAGAATCGGACAAGGCTATGACGTACACCAGCTGGTTCCCGGCCGGCCGCTCATCATCGGCGGCGTGACGATCCCCTACGAACGCGGCCTGCTCGGCCACTCGGACGCCGACGTGCTGCTGCACGCGCTGACCGACGCGCTGTTCGGCGCCGCCGCGCTCGGCGACATCGGCCGGCACTTCTCGGACACCGATCCGCAGTTCAAGGGCGCCGACAGCCGCGTGCTGCTGCGCGAATGCGCGAAGCGCGTGGCCGCCGCCGGCTTTGCGATCGGCAACGTCGATACCACCGTGATCGCACAGGCGCCGAAGCTCGCGCCGCACATCGACGCGATGCGCGCGAACATTGCCGAGGATCTGGGGCTGCCGCTCGAGCGCGTCAACGTGAAGGCCAAGACCAACGAGAAGCTCGGCTATCTCGGCCGCGGCGAAGGCATCGAGGCGCAGGCCGCCGCGCTGCTGGTGCGCCGCGCGGCATAG
- the ispD gene encoding 2-C-methyl-D-erythritol 4-phosphate cytidylyltransferase — protein MTPRLFALIPCAGTGSRSGSALPKQYRTLAGRALLHYTLAAFDALSEFSQTLVVISPDDTHFDARRFAGLRFAISRCGGASRQASVYNGLLELAGFGATDGDWVLVHDAARPGITPALIRTLIATLKDDPVGGIVALPVADTLKRVPAGGDEIARTEARDGLWQAQTPQMFRIGMLREAILAAQRDGHDLTDEASAIEWAGHAPRVVQGNLRNFKVTYPEDFELAEAFLSRPANAS, from the coding sequence GTGACTCCCCGACTCTTTGCCCTGATTCCCTGCGCCGGCACCGGCTCCCGCTCCGGCTCGGCCCTGCCCAAGCAGTACCGCACGCTGGCCGGACGCGCGCTGCTGCATTACACGCTTGCCGCGTTCGATGCGCTCAGCGAGTTCTCGCAGACGCTGGTGGTGATCTCGCCCGACGATACGCACTTCGACGCGCGGCGCTTCGCCGGCCTGCGCTTCGCGATCAGCCGTTGCGGCGGCGCCTCGCGCCAGGCGTCGGTATACAACGGCCTGCTGGAGCTGGCCGGGTTCGGCGCGACCGACGGCGACTGGGTGCTGGTGCACGACGCGGCGCGCCCCGGCATCACGCCGGCGCTGATCCGCACGCTGATCGCGACCCTCAAGGACGATCCGGTGGGCGGCATCGTCGCGCTGCCGGTGGCCGACACGCTCAAGCGCGTGCCGGCGGGCGGCGACGAGATCGCCCGCACCGAAGCGCGCGACGGCCTCTGGCAGGCCCAGACGCCGCAGATGTTCCGGATCGGCATGCTGCGCGAGGCGATCCTCGCCGCCCAGCGCGACGGCCACGACCTGACCGACGAGGCCAGCGCGATCGAGTGGGCCGGCCACGCGCCGCGCGTGGTGCAGGGCAATCTGCGCAATTTCAAGGTCACCTATCCCGAGGATTTCGAACTGGCCGAGGCATTCCTGTCGCGGCCCGCGAACGCCTCCTGA
- the ompR gene encoding two-component system response regulator OmpR produces MPPMETKNPSKILVVDDDPRLRDLLRRYLGEQGFNVYVAENATAMNKLWVRERFDLLVLDLMLPGEDGLSICRRLRGSNDRTPIIMLTAKGEDVDRIVGLEMGADDYLPKPFNPRELVARIHAVLRRQAPAELPGAPSETTEVFEFGEFSLNLATRTLTKSGQEIPLTTGEFSVLKVFARHPRQPLSREKLMELARGREYEVFDRSLDVQISRLRKLIEPDPGSPRFIQTVWGLGYVFIPDGAA; encoded by the coding sequence ATGCCGCCCATGGAAACTAAAAATCCCTCGAAAATTCTCGTCGTGGACGACGATCCCCGCCTGCGCGATCTGCTGCGCCGCTATCTGGGCGAACAGGGCTTCAACGTCTACGTCGCGGAAAACGCGACCGCCATGAACAAGCTCTGGGTGCGCGAGCGCTTCGACCTGCTCGTGCTCGACCTGATGCTGCCCGGCGAGGATGGCCTGTCGATCTGCCGCCGGCTGCGCGGCAGCAACGATCGCACGCCGATCATCATGCTCACGGCCAAGGGCGAGGATGTCGATCGCATCGTCGGCCTCGAAATGGGCGCGGACGATTACCTGCCCAAGCCATTCAATCCGCGCGAGCTGGTCGCGCGGATTCACGCGGTGCTGCGCCGCCAGGCACCGGCCGAACTGCCGGGCGCGCCGTCCGAGACCACCGAGGTGTTCGAGTTCGGCGAGTTCTCGCTGAATCTGGCCACGCGCACGCTGACGAAGTCGGGCCAGGAGATCCCCCTGACCACCGGCGAATTCTCGGTGCTGAAGGTGTTTGCGCGCCATCCTCGCCAGCCGCTGTCTCGTGAAAAGCTGATGGAGCTGGCGCGCGGGCGTGAATACGAAGTGTTCGACCGCAGCCTCGACGTGCAGATCTCGCGGCTGCGCAAGCTGATCGAGCCCGATCCGGGCAGCCCGCGCTTCATTCAGACCGTCTGGGGCCTCGGCTACGTCTTCATCCCGGACGGCGCCGCCTGA
- the argE gene encoding acetylornithine deacetylase, with product MPPVDAAAPSAHALPAVESPVSLRWVSELVAMDTTSRVPNLGLIETVRDALAARGIESTLTHDQRGGWANLFATIPAHDGTTDGGVVLSGHTDVVPVDGQQWDSDPFTPAIHDGRLYGRGTCDMKGFIGAALALVPEMQAAKLARPIHLALSYDEEIGCAGAPLMLAELKRRGLQPGGCIVGEPTGMRPIIAHKGINTYRCCVRGHAAHSSLTPKGLNAIEYAARLICHIRDIADEFRANGPFDELYDVPFSTAQTSQIEGGNAINTVPAECRFSFEFRNLPTLDPDAIFARIDAYARDTLLPRMRREHPDAAIEITKIAAAPGLDADEQAAITELVRALTADRAQRKVAYGTEAGLFANAGIPSVVCGPGDIEQAHKANEYVELAQLDACERFLRKFIYSMTLA from the coding sequence ATGCCGCCCGTCGACGCCGCCGCGCCGTCCGCCCACGCCCTTCCCGCCGTCGAATCGCCGGTCAGCCTGCGCTGGGTCAGTGAGCTCGTCGCGATGGACACCACCAGCCGCGTGCCGAACCTGGGTCTCATCGAGACCGTGCGCGACGCGCTCGCCGCGCGCGGCATCGAATCGACGCTGACGCACGACCAGCGCGGCGGCTGGGCCAACCTGTTCGCGACGATTCCCGCGCACGACGGCACCACCGACGGCGGCGTGGTGCTGTCCGGGCACACCGACGTGGTGCCGGTGGACGGCCAGCAGTGGGACAGCGACCCGTTCACGCCGGCCATCCACGATGGCCGGCTCTATGGGCGCGGCACCTGCGACATGAAGGGCTTCATCGGCGCGGCGCTCGCATTGGTGCCGGAAATGCAGGCGGCGAAGCTGGCCCGGCCGATCCATCTCGCGCTGTCCTACGACGAGGAAATCGGCTGCGCGGGCGCGCCGCTGATGCTCGCCGAACTCAAGCGCCGCGGCCTGCAGCCGGGCGGCTGCATCGTCGGCGAGCCCACCGGCATGCGCCCGATCATCGCTCACAAGGGCATCAACACCTACCGCTGCTGCGTGCGCGGCCACGCCGCCCACTCGTCGCTGACGCCGAAGGGGCTCAATGCGATCGAATACGCGGCGCGGCTGATCTGCCATATCCGCGACATCGCCGACGAATTCCGCGCCAACGGGCCGTTCGACGAGCTCTACGACGTACCGTTCAGCACCGCGCAGACGAGCCAGATCGAAGGCGGCAATGCGATCAACACGGTGCCGGCCGAGTGCCGCTTCTCGTTCGAATTCCGCAACCTGCCGACGCTCGATCCCGACGCGATCTTCGCGCGCATCGACGCCTATGCGCGCGACACGCTGCTGCCCAGGATGCGCCGCGAGCATCCGGACGCGGCCATCGAAATCACGAAGATCGCCGCGGCGCCGGGCCTCGATGCCGACGAGCAGGCCGCGATCACCGAACTGGTGCGCGCGCTGACGGCCGACCGCGCGCAGCGCAAGGTCGCCTACGGCACCGAGGCCGGGCTGTTCGCGAACGCGGGCATTCCGAGCGTGGTGTGCGGGCCGGGCGACATCGAGCAGGCACACAAGGCCAACGAGTACGTCGAGCTCGCGCAGCTCGATGCCTGCGAGCGCTTTCTGCGCAAGTTCATCTACAGCATGACGCTCGCCTGA
- the mfd gene encoding transcription-repair coupling factor, whose translation MPENASFPPSPVALVKAGQRFAFDGAPGSAEALAIARYLAAHRAQVPLLAVICANPADAQRLSQEIGFFAPEARVRLLPDWETLPYDTFSPHQDLVSERLATLHDLGEGRCDILLVPATTALYRMPPASFLAAYTFAFTQGERLDESKFKAQLTLAGYEHVSQVVRPGEYCVRGSLIDLFPMGSPLPYRIDLFDDQIDSIRAFDPDTQRSLYPVRDVRLLPGREFPFDEAARTAFRSRWRESFEGDPSRAPIYRDIGNGVPSAGIEYYLPLFFDDTATLFHYLPEHAHLVFTGDLDTAIRRFTADTKQRYTFLSHDRERPILEPQRLFLSDDDFYTLAKPFARVVLPAQAAGGWATPLPPLALERQADDPLASFRRYLQTTPNRVLFTVESAGRRETIAQLFAEHGLKPAGNDSYASWLAGDERFALGVAPLASGFAVPGEGYAIVTETELYGSTGRRSGRRRQEQASNVDAMVRDLSELKVGDPVVHAQHGIGRYMGLVSMDLGEGETEFLHLEYAGESKLYVPVSQLHVISRYSGADPDSAPLHQLGSGQWERAKRKAAQQIRDTAAELLNLYARRAAREGHAFALEPRDYVKFAESFGFEETPDQAAAIAAVIGDMTSGKPMDRLVCGDVGFGKTEVALRAAFIAVMGGKQVALLSPTTLLAEQHTQTFIDRFADWPVRVAELSRFKSTKEVNAAIRQINEGSVDIVIGTHKLLSSDVQFKRLGLVIIDEEHRFGVRQKEALKALRAEVDVLTLTATPIPRTLGMALEGLRDFSVIATAPQKRLAIKTFVRREEESVIREAMLRELKRGGQVYFLHNEVETIENRKTMLEALVPEARIAIAHGQMHERELERVMREFVAQRANVLLCTTIIETGIDVPSANTIIMHRADKFGLAQLHQLRGRVGRSHHQAYAYLLVHDPQALTKQAQRRLEAIQQMEELGSGFYLAMHDLEIRGTGEVLGDKQSGEIHEIGFQLYTEMLNDAVKALKNGREPDLLAPLAATTEINLHAPAILPADYCGDVQERLSLYKRLANCEDGDAIDAIQEELIDRFGKLPPQAHALVETHRLRLAAKPLGISKIDASEAAIGLQFVPNPPIDPMRIIEMVQKHRHVKLAGQDKLRIETRTPDLAIRVSTVKETLRALGLPTTGRAAAPAR comes from the coding sequence ATGCCAGAAAACGCCAGCTTTCCGCCGTCCCCCGTCGCCCTCGTCAAAGCGGGTCAGCGCTTCGCCTTCGATGGCGCGCCCGGCTCCGCCGAGGCCCTCGCGATCGCCCGCTACCTCGCCGCACATCGGGCCCAGGTGCCGCTGCTGGCGGTGATCTGCGCGAACCCGGCCGACGCGCAGCGGCTGTCGCAGGAGATCGGCTTCTTCGCGCCCGAGGCACGCGTGCGGCTGCTGCCCGACTGGGAAACGCTGCCCTACGACACCTTCTCGCCGCACCAGGACCTGGTCTCGGAACGGCTGGCCACGCTGCACGACCTCGGCGAAGGCCGCTGCGACATCCTGCTCGTACCGGCCACCACGGCGCTCTACCGGATGCCGCCCGCCTCGTTCCTGGCCGCCTACACGTTCGCGTTCACCCAGGGCGAGCGGCTCGACGAGTCGAAGTTCAAGGCCCAGCTGACGCTGGCCGGCTACGAGCACGTGAGCCAGGTGGTGCGCCCCGGCGAATACTGCGTGCGCGGCTCGCTGATCGACCTGTTCCCGATGGGCTCGCCGCTGCCCTACCGGATCGACCTGTTCGACGACCAGATCGATTCGATCCGCGCCTTCGACCCGGATACGCAGCGCAGCCTCTACCCGGTGCGCGACGTGCGCCTGCTGCCGGGCCGCGAATTCCCGTTCGACGAGGCCGCGCGCACGGCGTTTCGCAGCCGCTGGCGCGAGAGCTTCGAGGGCGACCCGAGCCGCGCGCCGATCTATCGCGACATCGGCAACGGCGTGCCGTCGGCCGGCATCGAGTACTACCTGCCGCTGTTCTTCGACGACACGGCCACGCTGTTCCACTATCTGCCCGAGCACGCCCACCTGGTGTTCACGGGCGACCTCGACACGGCGATCCGCCGCTTCACGGCCGACACGAAACAGCGCTACACCTTCCTCTCGCACGACCGCGAGCGGCCGATCCTCGAACCGCAGCGGCTGTTCCTCAGCGACGACGATTTCTACACGCTCGCCAAGCCGTTCGCGCGCGTGGTGCTGCCCGCGCAGGCCGCCGGCGGCTGGGCCACCCCGCTGCCGCCGCTCGCGCTGGAACGGCAGGCCGACGACCCGCTCGCCAGCTTCCGCCGCTATCTGCAGACCACCCCGAACCGCGTGCTGTTCACGGTCGAATCGGCGGGCCGCCGCGAGACCATCGCCCAGCTGTTCGCCGAGCACGGCCTGAAGCCGGCCGGCAACGACAGCTACGCGTCGTGGCTGGCCGGCGACGAACGCTTCGCGCTCGGCGTGGCGCCGCTCGCGAGCGGCTTCGCGGTGCCGGGCGAAGGCTACGCGATCGTGACCGAGACCGAGCTGTACGGCTCGACCGGACGCCGCTCGGGGCGCCGCCGCCAGGAGCAGGCCAGCAACGTCGACGCGATGGTGCGCGACCTGTCGGAGCTGAAGGTGGGCGATCCGGTGGTCCACGCGCAGCACGGCATCGGCCGCTACATGGGGCTCGTCTCGATGGACCTCGGCGAGGGCGAGACCGAGTTCCTGCATCTGGAATATGCGGGCGAGAGCAAGCTCTACGTGCCGGTCTCGCAGCTGCACGTGATCTCGCGCTACAGCGGCGCCGACCCCGACAGCGCGCCGCTGCACCAGCTCGGCTCGGGCCAGTGGGAGCGGGCCAAGCGCAAGGCGGCGCAACAGATCCGCGACACCGCCGCGGAGCTGCTGAACCTCTACGCGCGGCGCGCCGCGCGCGAAGGCCATGCGTTCGCGCTCGAGCCGCGCGACTACGTGAAGTTCGCCGAGAGCTTCGGCTTCGAGGAAACGCCCGACCAGGCCGCCGCGATCGCGGCCGTGATCGGCGACATGACGAGCGGCAAGCCGATGGACCGCCTGGTATGCGGCGACGTGGGCTTCGGCAAGACCGAGGTGGCGCTGCGCGCCGCGTTCATCGCGGTGATGGGCGGCAAGCAGGTGGCGCTGCTCTCGCCCACCACGCTGCTCGCCGAGCAGCATACGCAGACCTTCATCGACCGCTTCGCCGACTGGCCGGTGCGGGTGGCCGAGCTGTCGCGCTTCAAGTCGACCAAGGAAGTCAACGCGGCGATCCGGCAGATCAACGAGGGCAGCGTCGACATCGTGATCGGCACCCACAAGCTGCTGTCCTCGGACGTGCAGTTCAAGCGCCTCGGGCTCGTCATCATCGACGAGGAGCATCGCTTCGGGGTGCGCCAGAAGGAGGCGCTGAAGGCGCTGCGCGCCGAGGTGGACGTGCTGACGCTGACCGCCACGCCGATCCCGCGCACGCTGGGCATGGCGCTGGAAGGCCTGCGCGACTTCTCGGTGATCGCCACCGCGCCGCAGAAGCGGCTCGCGATCAAGACCTTCGTGCGGCGCGAGGAGGAAAGCGTGATCCGCGAGGCGATGCTGCGCGAGCTCAAGCGCGGCGGCCAGGTGTACTTCCTGCACAACGAGGTGGAGACGATCGAGAACCGCAAGACGATGCTGGAGGCGCTGGTGCCCGAGGCGCGCATCGCGATCGCCCACGGCCAGATGCACGAGCGCGAGCTGGAGCGCGTGATGCGCGAGTTCGTCGCCCAGCGCGCCAACGTGCTGCTATGCACGACCATCATCGAGACCGGCATCGACGTGCCGAGCGCGAACACCATCATCATGCATCGCGCCGACAAGTTCGGCCTCGCCCAGCTGCACCAGCTGCGCGGGCGCGTCGGCCGCTCGCACCACCAGGCCTACGCCTACCTGCTGGTGCACGACCCGCAGGCGCTCACCAAGCAGGCGCAGCGGCGGCTCGAGGCGATCCAGCAGATGGAGGAACTCGGCTCGGGCTTCTATCTGGCGATGCACGACCTGGAGATCCGCGGCACCGGCGAGGTGCTCGGCGACAAGCAGTCGGGCGAGATCCACGAGATCGGCTTCCAGCTCTACACCGAGATGCTCAACGACGCGGTGAAGGCGCTCAAGAACGGCCGCGAGCCGGACCTGCTCGCGCCGCTGGCGGCCACCACCGAGATCAACCTGCACGCGCCGGCGATCCTGCCCGCCGACTATTGCGGCGACGTGCAGGAACGGCTTTCGCTCTACAAGCGGCTCGCGAACTGCGAGGACGGCGACGCGATCGACGCGATCCAGGAGGAGCTGATCGACCGCTTCGGCAAGCTGCCGCCGCAGGCCCATGCGCTGGTCGAGACGCACCGGCTGCGGCTCGCGGCCAAGCCGCTCGGCATCAGCAAGATCGATGCGAGCGAGGCCGCGATCGGCCTGCAGTTCGTGCCGAATCCGCCGATCGACCCGATGCGCATCATCGAGATGGTGCAGAAGCACCGCCACGTCAAGCTCGCCGGCCAGGACAAGCTGCGCATCGAGACGCGCACGCCCGACCTGGCGATCCGCGTCTCGACCGTCAAGGAAACGCTGCGGGCGCTGGGGCTGCCCACCACGGGCCGCGCCGCCGCGCCGGCACGCTGA
- a CDS encoding DUF1800 domain-containing protein, whose product MHRSGTVGDPAGARRPAAMLAPLDADDARFLLERTGFSPTPAEWAPYVGMTRAAAVDALLAGARRAPATPLPDWADVPLPPRAVRNAWTPDQRRDDQRLQAQRYDALRAWWLGEMLTTPSPLAERMTLFWHRHFTSGQDKVPYPRTMAAQHRLLRAQALGNFGTMLHAVAIDPAMLQYLDGASNRKGRPNENFAREVMELFTLGEGHYTQHDVTDAARALTGWGLDADTLETVWHPNLHDDGIKTVLGQTGPLDTRGLLDVLLAQPGTARFVAAKLWREFVSDTPEPAELDTVAARFRESGYEIGAALAALFSTDAFWSDAVRGVHAKAPTEFVVGTVRMFGLDYGDAAQFVPVLNVLGERLFAPPNVKGWPGGALWINSSTLLARKQFVERMFRSTASGYHAKPPVAGMMRAAGGKAAMPGAAPLANGAMRFDLDGWLARFGATPQARPTLSTELQLQHAVLPISPVAAIDADANGAAYLRALLMDPVYQLS is encoded by the coding sequence ATGCATCGATCCGGAACCGTTGGGGACCCTGCCGGCGCGCGCCGGCCAGCTGCGATGCTCGCGCCGCTCGATGCGGACGACGCGCGTTTCCTGCTCGAGCGCACCGGATTCTCGCCGACGCCGGCTGAATGGGCGCCCTATGTGGGCATGACGCGCGCGGCGGCCGTCGATGCGCTGCTGGCCGGCGCGCGGCGCGCCCCCGCGACGCCGCTGCCCGACTGGGCCGACGTACCGCTGCCGCCGCGAGCGGTGCGCAACGCCTGGACGCCCGACCAGCGCCGCGACGACCAGCGCCTGCAGGCCCAACGCTACGATGCGCTGCGCGCCTGGTGGCTGGGCGAGATGCTGACCACGCCGTCGCCGCTCGCCGAGCGCATGACGCTGTTCTGGCATCGCCATTTCACCTCGGGGCAGGACAAGGTGCCGTATCCGCGCACCATGGCCGCGCAGCACCGGCTGCTGCGCGCGCAGGCGCTCGGCAACTTCGGCACGATGCTGCACGCGGTCGCGATCGATCCGGCGATGCTGCAGTACCTCGACGGTGCGAGCAATCGCAAGGGACGTCCCAACGAGAACTTCGCTCGCGAGGTGATGGAGCTGTTTACGCTCGGCGAAGGCCATTACACGCAGCACGACGTGACCGACGCGGCCCGCGCGCTGACCGGCTGGGGGCTCGACGCCGATACGCTCGAAACCGTTTGGCATCCGAATCTTCACGACGACGGCATCAAGACCGTGCTCGGCCAAACCGGCCCGCTCGATACCCGCGGGTTGCTCGACGTGCTGCTCGCCCAGCCCGGCACGGCCCGCTTCGTCGCCGCGAAGCTGTGGCGCGAGTTCGTTTCCGACACGCCGGAGCCTGCCGAGCTCGATACCGTGGCCGCGCGCTTTCGCGAAAGCGGCTACGAGATCGGCGCGGCGCTCGCAGCGCTGTTTTCCACCGATGCGTTCTGGAGCGACGCGGTGCGCGGCGTGCACGCGAAGGCGCCGACCGAATTCGTGGTGGGTACGGTCCGCATGTTCGGACTCGACTACGGCGACGCGGCGCAGTTCGTGCCGGTGCTGAACGTGCTCGGCGAGCGCCTGTTCGCACCGCCGAACGTGAAGGGCTGGCCGGGCGGCGCGCTCTGGATCAACAGCTCGACCTTGCTCGCGCGCAAGCAATTCGTGGAACGCATGTTTCGCTCGACGGCCTCTGGCTATCATGCGAAGCCGCCTGTGGCGGGCATGATGCGGGCCGCGGGCGGCAAGGCTGCCATGCCGGGCGCCGCGCCGCTCGCCAACGGCGCGATGCGCTTCGATCTCGACGGCTGGCTGGCGCGCTTCGGCGCGACGCCGCAGGCGCGGCCGACGCTGTCGACCGAACTGCAGCTGCAGCACGCGGTGCTGCCGATCTCGCCGGTCGCCGCGATCGATGCCGATGCGAACGGCGCCGCGTATCTGCGCGCGCTGCTGATGGACCCTGTCTATCAGTTGAGCTGA
- a CDS encoding ATP-binding protein: MRIDRRLLTLVFGGLFWRTFLLIALLIAVSLAAWFQSFRVIEREPRAQRVALQLVAVVKLTRTALLYSDPDLRRALLQDLESNEGVRVYPRESTDKFKLQPDESLNRLIEHDIRSRLGDDTVIAQSVNGIPGVWISFKIDDDDYWVALDRDQLDTVTGLQWAGWGLFALALSLLGSAFITSLVNQPFSRLAHAARKVGAGQMPEPLPERGMGVAAETNRSFNQMVRDLEQLDADRALMLAGISHDLRTPLARLRLETEMSPSDQATKDAMVDDIEQMDRIIAAFIDYARPLQQRAPEPVDLSLIAHDVGARLANEDGVQITTQLAPAAVVEADETDMRRVIGNLVENARKYGLSQADGIARITIETRVSHARVEVVVRDEGPGIPDDQLPLVMRPFYRVDAARSKADGTGLGMAIVLRLVGRYRGTLKLRNRTPEPGLEVSLDFPTGKGTRPPA; the protein is encoded by the coding sequence ATGCGCATCGACCGGCGCCTCCTGACGCTCGTTTTCGGCGGCTTGTTCTGGCGCACCTTCCTGCTGATCGCGCTGCTGATCGCGGTCAGCCTCGCCGCGTGGTTCCAGAGCTTTCGCGTGATCGAGCGCGAGCCGCGCGCGCAACGCGTGGCGCTGCAGCTCGTGGCCGTGGTCAAGCTCACGCGCACCGCCCTGCTCTATTCCGATCCCGACCTGCGCCGCGCGCTGCTGCAGGATCTCGAAAGCAACGAGGGCGTGCGCGTCTACCCGCGCGAGTCCACCGACAAGTTCAAGCTGCAGCCCGACGAGTCGCTCAATCGTCTGATCGAACACGACATCCGCAGCCGGCTCGGCGACGACACCGTGATCGCGCAGTCGGTCAACGGCATCCCTGGCGTGTGGATCAGCTTCAAGATCGACGACGACGATTACTGGGTCGCGCTCGACCGCGACCAGCTCGACACCGTCACGGGCCTGCAATGGGCCGGCTGGGGGCTGTTCGCGCTGGCGCTGTCGCTGCTCGGCTCGGCGTTCATCACGAGCCTGGTGAACCAGCCGTTCTCGCGGCTCGCGCACGCGGCGCGCAAGGTCGGCGCGGGGCAGATGCCCGAGCCGCTGCCCGAGCGCGGCATGGGCGTGGCGGCCGAGACGAACCGCAGCTTCAACCAGATGGTGCGCGATCTCGAACAGCTCGACGCCGATCGCGCGCTGATGCTCGCGGGGATCTCGCACGACCTGCGCACGCCGCTCGCGCGGCTGCGGCTCGAGACCGAGATGAGCCCGTCCGATCAGGCCACCAAGGACGCCATGGTGGACGACATCGAACAGATGGACCGCATCATCGCCGCGTTCATCGACTACGCGCGGCCGCTCCAGCAGCGCGCGCCGGAGCCCGTGGACCTGTCGCTGATCGCGCACGACGTGGGCGCGCGGCTGGCCAACGAGGACGGCGTGCAGATCACCACGCAGCTCGCGCCGGCCGCCGTGGTGGAAGCCGACGAGACCGACATGCGCCGCGTGATCGGCAACCTGGTGGAGAACGCGCGCAAGTACGGCCTGAGCCAGGCCGACGGCATTGCCCGCATCACGATCGAGACGCGCGTCTCGCATGCGCGCGTCGAGGTGGTGGTGCGCGACGAAGGCCCCGGCATTCCCGACGACCAGCTGCCGCTCGTGATGCGCCCGTTCTATCGCGTCGACGCCGCGCGCAGCAAGGCGGACGGCACCGGCCTCGGGATGGCGATTGTGCTGCGGCTGGTGGGCCGCTATCGCGGCACGCTGAAGCTGCGCAACCGCACGCCGGAGCCGGGCCTCGAGGTGTCGCTCGACTTCCCGACCGGCAAGGGCACGCGCCCGCCCGCCTGA